GAAAAGTAGCTTTGGCGATGTACTGCTCGGATTATTAACGCCGCAGCAAGGCCGCATTACGCGCCATGTTGCGGTGGATACGCTGAAATATCAGAAGATTTATCAGGATCCATCCGCGTTATTTCCACCAACCCGCACGCTAGGGCAGAGCCTGAACGATCTGTTGCGGCGGCATCGCATTGCTTCACCAAGGCGAGATGCGTTGATGGAACAGTTGGCGCTGGCACCGGATCTGTTGAAACGGCGGCCCGATGCGCTCTCGGGCGGCGAGTTACAGCGCCTCTCGTTGCTACGCGTAATGCTGCTGGAACCGGTGTTTCTCTTCGCCGATGAACCCACATCGCGGCTTGATCCGCGGGTGCAACAGCAAACCATTCAGCTCATCACCTCACTGGCAAGCGAGCAGCAATGCGCGGTGCTGCTGGTGAGCCACGATCGCGATCTGCTGGAAAAAGGCACGCATCGGGTAATCGCGATGGAAACCCGGAATTAGCGCTCTGGCGGCTGGCTATCACCGAGACCGAGGGAACGCTGCATCACCACGGTATCGAGCCAGCGGCCATGTTTGAAACCCACCGACTTCATTACGCCGGTGTGCTCAAAACCGAGCGCCCGGTGTAACCCCAGCGATCCTGCGTTGGCGCTATCGCCAACGATCGCAATGATTTGGCGAAATCCTGCCGCTTCCGCCAGCGCAATGGCCTTTTGCAGCAGCGCGCGTCCAATGCCTCTACCCGTTTGCTGCTGATCGAGGTAAATCGAATCCTCCAGCGTGAAGCGATAAGCGTAACGCGGGCGGTACGGTGCCAGATAGCAATAACCCAGCACCTGTTCATTCTCTTGTGCCACCAGCCAGAAACCGCCGCGCTGCTGCACATCCTGCACGCGATTAAGCATTTCGCTCGCAGAAGGCGGTTCGGTTTCAAAAGTTGCGGTGCCGTGCAGCACATGCCAGGCGTAGATCTTCTGAATGGCCGCTGCGTGATGCGGTCTGGCGGGAAGAATGTCCATATGTTCCTGATTATCAGCGTAGAAAATCACAGCATGCCACCACGCCGCACGCTAATCATCGGATTTAACAATAGGAAATTGTGATGGCTGATATCCTGCATCGCCGGGCTGCCATTCATGGCGACCTGGAACAATCCGCAATTAATTTTGCTCAGAAAGCTGCACCGCCATGGTATCTGGCTCTAAGGCTTCGAACACGTGCGGTTCGTCGGCGGGGTAACAAATATAGTCGCCCGGATGCAATTCAACCGGTGCATCGCTGGGGCCAACCAGCGCCCGGCCGCGGGCGATGATGATATGTTCAACTGAACCCGGCGGATGGGGTTCGGAAGCGCGCGGCGCGCCAGGTTGACTGGTCACCAGATAAAGATCGCGTCGCCCGCCGGGTGGGCAACTGGCCAGTAATGCCGCCTGATAATCTGCCATCTCCGCCGACACAATCATTCCTTCGCCACGGCGAATGATCTGTAAGCGCTTCACTTCCGGCTCCATCAGACGCGCAAAAGGTATATTCAGCGCCACGCACAGCGCCCACAAGGTTTCGAGGCTGGGATTGCCGTTACCTGCTTCAAGCTGCGAAAGTGTTGATTTAGCAATCCCGGCGCGGCGCGCCACTTCTGTCAGCGACAGCCCCGCACGCTGGCGTTCACGTAATAACCCGGCAGCAATAATATCAATTGGCGTGGTCAAACCTACTCCTGTTCTTTATATCGAACGATTTGTTCGTCTTGTAAAACAATCACACTGCGTTCATTATAACGGCTTTCCTGTTCGATATGAGATCAAATTGTGATGCGTCTGGGTGCAGTGCCGCTTGATCGCGGAGTAATAAAAGCCATTTTCCTGGTGTGTCTGGCCGACGGTATTGTCGGGCTTTCGTATGGTTCGCTGGCAGCAGCAGAAGGTTTTCCGCTGTGGGTGCCGATTGCCCTCTCGACGTTGGTGCTGGCAGGCGCATCGGAATTTCTGTTTATCGGCATTGTGGCCGGTGGCGGCAGTCCGCTGACGGCGGCAGCGGCCGGTTTGCTGGTCAATGCGCGTCATCTGCCGTTTGGTATTGCGGTGAAAGATCTGGTCGGTAAGGGCAGTCGCAGCCTTTTGGGCTGCCACATCATGAATGATGAAAGCGTGGTGTTCGGCATTTCTCAACCCAAACTGGCACAGCGGCGGGCGGCGTTCTGGATCTGTGGCTTAGGCATTTTCACCATCTGGCCATTGTCAGTGATTGGCGGTGCGGTGATCGGACGTTTTATTCCTGACGTTTCTTCTATTGGCCTTGATGCGGTGTTTCCGGCGATCCTGATTGCCTTGATTTTCCCCGCGCTGCGCCAGCGTCGTACGCTGATTCCGGCGACGCTTGGCACGGCATTGTCGGTACTGGCGACACCGTTTGTTCCGGCGGGGATGCCGGTGCTGTTTTCACTACTCGGATTATTGAGCTGGCGGGAGCGTAAGAATGCAAAATAATCTGATCATCGCGGGCATAGCGCTGCTGGCGGTTGGCACCTATGCCATCCGCTTTGCGGGTTACCGCCTTGGCAGCCGCATGCAGATGTCGGAACGGGTACGCAGCATGTTATCTGATGCCGCCACCGTTTTGCTGTTGGCGGTGGCGGTCACCACCGCACTGTTTGAAGGCACCCACTTCGCCGGAGTGGCGCGTATCGCCGGCGTGCTGTTTGCGGTGTTTCTCGCGTGGCGTCGCACCCCGTTGATTTTAGTCATCATTGGCGCTGCGCTGATGACGGCATTGCTGCGTTATTTAGGCGTGCCTTAAACCTTTTTGCTACTGTGTGATATCCCGGAACAACAGCAAACAGGAACCTATATGAAACCGCGTTTAGCCCGCTGCGATGAAACTGCCGCGTTGTGGCGCATTCGCAATCTCGCCATACGCCACGGTTGTCAGGGTGTTTATCCGGCAGAAGTCATCAGCGCATGGACGCCCGATGCGTTACCCGCTGGTTACTTTGCGGCGGTAAAACGCAATCCGTTCTTTGTGATAGACGATCCTGAACACGGCGTGGCCGCTACCGGTTTTCTCGATCTCCATAACGGCAGCGTTGAGGCTATTTTCACGCTGCCCGCCTGTAATGGCAAAGGCTATGCCAGCGCGATCATGCAGGCGATCATTGAGGAAGCACGGCAGCGCGGTTTTAAACAATTGACGCTCGCCGCCACGCCCAACGCCAGCAGTTTCTATCAACGCCACGGTTTTCACGTGGTGCGTGACGCGTTATACCCTTCGGCGCTGGCGCAAGCCGATCTCGCCTGTGTTGAAATGGTCCGCGAGCTTTAAGGCTAAAATGATAAACAGTGCAAACAACAAGGATCGCGCGAATATGGTAATTAACTGCGTTGCGTATCGCCACGGTAAGCGTGAAGAGCATGTTGATGTTGCGGACATCAGCGAAGTGCTGAAAGAGGAGAAATCCTTTGTCTGGATGGGATTGTACCAACCTGAACCGGCCTTTATGCAGACGCTGCAACAGGAGTTCAGCCTGCACGAGCTGGCGATAGAAGATGCGCTAGTGGCACATCAGCGACCGAAGATTGAGCAATATGGCGATTCAGTATTTATCGTGGTGAAGACCGCACATATGGACGATCTGCAGCGCATCACTTTTGGTGAAACGCACTTCTTCCTTGGCAAAAACTTCTTGATAACCGTGCGTCATGGATCGTCAGAAGGCTATGCTGCGATTCGCACTAAAGCGGAAAAAAATCAATCGATGTTGTGTGAAGGTCCGGGCTATGCGCTTTATTGCATCCTCGATTTCATCGTTGATCACTACAGCAAAATCACCGAATCCCTAAACGATCGAATTGGTGGGCTGGAAGAGGGCATGTTTACCACTCGCTTCGACAGCGATGCGTTGCAAAACGTTTACCACCTGCGTCGCGAACTATTAGCGCTGCGCAATGCGGCGCTGCCGGTGACAGAAATTTGTCAGCAGCTGGTGCGGTTTCATGAAGATATCATCCCGAAAAATCTGCGCGCCTATCTGCGTGATGTGCAGGATCATGCGCATCACGTGATGATTGATGCGGAAGATATGCGTGAGATGCTCACCAGCGCGATGCAGGTCAATCTGGCGCTGGTGTCGGTGCAGCAGAGCGAAGTGAATAAAAAGCTCGCCGGCTGGGGTGCGATCCTGATTGTACCAACGATTATTTTCAGTATGTATGGCATGAACTTTCCCGATATGCCGGAATTGCACACGCACTTTGGTTATCCGGCGGTGGTGGGCGTGACAATCGTCATCTGCTGCGTGATGTGGTGGCGGTTGAAAAAGGCCGGCTGGCTGTAACGTGGCCGTATTGGTCGTGTGCAGTAGGCTGAATTAATCCATTGCGTTCACTTTAAAAGCAAGGCCATGATAACACTCTGATTGCTCAAGGAGATTGTCATGGCTTCTTCGCCTTTCACTATTGGTCTGCTGCTGTTCCCCAACCTCACGCAACTCGATCTCACCGGCCCGTGGGAAGTGTTTGCCCGCATGCCCAACGTCAAAAATTATCTGATTTGGAAAGACCGCCAGCCGGTGATGTCCGATCGTGGCATGGCGATTGTGCCAACCGCGACCTTTGCCGACTGTCCCCAACTTGATCTGATTTGCATTCCCGGCGGTCCCGGACAAATCGCACTGATGGACGACGACGAAACGCTGGATTTTGTGCGGCGCATGGCGCAAAACGCGCAATGGGTGACATCGGTGTGCACTGGCTCGCTGGTGTTAGGCGCTGCGGGATTACTGCAAGGATATCGGGCAACTTCGCACTGGGGATCGCTGGATCAGCTCAGCCTTTTAGGCGCCACGCTGGTAGCGGAACGCGTGGTGCGTGACCGCAACCGCATCACCGGCGCGGGCGTCACCTCAGGCATTGATTTTGCCTTAACGGTGGCGCAGGAGTTGTTTGGGCGCGAGGTTGCGGAGAATATTCAGCTGCAGATGGAGTACGATCCGGCGCCGCCATTCCACTCTGGCTCTCCGCGCAGCGCCTCACCAGCGCGACTGGCCGAGGCGAAAAATCAGATGCAGGATTTTATTGCCCGACGCCGTTTGGCAACCGAGCAGGCAGCGGCAAGGCTAAAGCGCTAATACGACAGATGAGTATGAAATCTGGCGATTTCAGCCTGAAATCGCCACGGATTTTCACCCTCAATGTGCGCTGGCAGTAGGGCGCACGGTGATTTCACTGGTATCAACCTCGCCAGGTTGTTCGATGGCCCAACTCACCGCTTTGGCAATCGCTTCCGGCTGCAGTGCAATCTGGCGATAACTCTTCATCGCCTCACGCGCAACACGGTCGCTGATGCTATCGGCGAGTTCAGACTCCACCACGCCCGGATTGAGCACCGTAACGCGCAGATGCTGTGATTCCTGGCGCAGACCATCGGAAATGGCACGCACCGCGAATTTAGTAGCGCAATACACCGCCGCGGTGGGGGAAACCGTCAGGGCGCCAACCGACGCGATGTTGATGATGTGGCCAAACTGCTGGGTCTGCAGGGTAGGAAGCACTGCCGCGATACCATACAGCACGCCGCGAATGTTGACGTCCAGCATCAAATCCCACTCTTCGACCTTCATAGAACTCATCGGCGACAGCGGCATGACACCTGCATTGTTAATCATCACATCAATGCGGCCATATTTCTCCAGCGCAAAATCGGCCAGCTGCTGTGTATCGGCACGCCGTGTGACATCGGTAAGCAAATAATCCACGCTTGCGCCCGCTAAACGCAGCTCATCGCAAAGCGCCGTCAAGCGATCGGCGCGACGTGCACCGAGAATCAGTTTGTGACCTTGCTGCGCCAGATGACGTGCAATGCCTTCGCCTATGCCGCTACTGGCGCCGGTTAAAATAATCACTTTAGGATTTGAGTGGGTCATGACGTACTCCTCGTTAAGTTGACGAGGCTATTGTTGATAAATCATACGTTAGACGACAGACCCGATCGTGGCGCATGTTTGCCTGATTCTCTCGCTACCATTGTGTATTTATCACCTTGATGGCTATGCTTTGCCTGAATCTCTCTGCGGAACATCATTTATGGCGCTCTCAGTTCAACAACGTACCTGCGCATTGCTCAGTCAGCTGGCACGTCAGGAAGGCTATACCGAATCGCTGCTGGAAAGCGTGCGCTTTATGCGTGCCGATCGGCAGTGGGCACGCACGCCGGTGCTGTATGAACCCAGCATCATTATTATTTGCCAGGGTTCGAAACGCGCGTTTCTGGCCGACAAAATGTATCGCTACGATGCACAGCATTTTCTGGTGCTGTCGGTACCGTTGCCATTCTCTGCTGAGACTGAGGCAACCTCCGAAGAGCCGTTGCTGGGCATCGCCGTTCGCCTGGATGTTGCCATGGTGGCGCGGCTGGTGGCGCAACTGGCCAGCGTTGAAACGGCGATGAGTGCGGCACAAGCGGGCATTATCTCGACGCCCATTGATCAGGCATTAGCGGAAAGTACCTTACGCTTGCTGGAAGCGCTGAGCGATCCACTCGAAGCCAAAATATTGGCGCCAGCGCGGGTTGAAGAGATCTGTTTTCGCGTGCTGATGGGCGAGCAGGGCGGCGCGGTGCGCGCGGCGTTAACCTATCAAGGCCATTTTGGCCGCATCGCCCGTGCTCTGCAGCGTATTCATCAGGACTGGCGTCAGCCGCTAAATGTGCCGCATCTGGCAAACGAAGCCGGAATGAGCGTGCCGCGTTTTCATCTGCATTTCAAAACCGTCACGCAAACCTCGCCGATTCAATATGTTAAATCGCTGCGTTTACATCAGGCGCGTTTGATGATGATCCGCGATAATCTCACCGCCGCTGGCGCGGCAGCGCGCGTAGGTTATGAGAGCGACTCGCAGTTTAATCGTGAGTTCAAACGGATGTTTGGTCGAAGCCCCGCAGAAGAGGCGCGGATAATGAAGCGGGCGTTTGAGTTGTTACCGCCGGAGCAGTTGTCCGGCTGTTTACTGGCACATTAACTTAACGAATCGCCATGACGGCGACGACAGCCAAAATCCAGAACAGCGCGCAACCGGACAATACCAGTTGCCAAACACGGTGACGTTCGACGTTAAAAATAGTAGAAAAGTGAGTGCGTAAAAGGGTTTGCATAGTGACCTCAGTTCCGAAAATTAAATGATTAACTCGCAAGCTGCAGTAAGAAGATACTGTCAGCGAATGAGAACATTCTGACTGCTTTTAAGGAATGAGATCGACAAGACCAGTCTTGGTTTTGTGCGCAAATGATGAACAGCTAATCAAGATAAAACCGCGAATGGACCTGATCCATGCGCGGAATTTCGGTAAGGAATTGTCTGGTTATACGTTGCGTGTTACGCCACCATCTACGCGAATATTCTGAGCGGTAATGTAGGCCGCGCCCGGCGAGGCGAGGAAAGCAATGGTCGCCGCCACTTCTGCAGACGTACCGTAGCGCTGCAATGGCACGCTATCGCGGCGTTCATCGGTTTTCGGCAGGCTGTCTATCCAGCCAGGCAGCACGTTGTTGATGCGAATATTATCGGCCGCGTAGGTGTCAGCGAAGATTTTAGTGAACGAGGCTAAACCAGCGCGGAACACCGCGGAGGTCGGGAACATATCGGTGGGCTCAAAGGTCCACGCTGATGAGATGTTAATAATGCTGCCGCCGCCTTGTTTCTGCATGATTGGCGTCACCAGTCGCGTGGCGCGCACCACATTTAAAAAATACGTTTCCATGCCGAGCTGCCACTGCTCATCACTCAGCTCCAGAATCGGTGCGCGTGGACCGTGTCCGGCGCTGTTAACCAGCACATCGATACGGCCCCAGCGTGCCAGCGTGTGTTCCACCAGCTGGTGCAGATCGTCTACCGATTGGTTGGAGCCCGTTACGCCCAACCCACCCAGCCGTTCTGCCAGCGCTTCGCCTTTACCGGACGAAGAGAGAATCGCCACTTTATAGCCGTCACTTGCCAGCTTTTCGGCAGCTGCCGCCCCCATACCGCTGCCGCCAGCGACAATCACTGCAACTTTTTCTACTGTCATAATCCGCTATCCTCTCAATTAAAAATCGATTTAAGCCAGTATAAAAGGTAATTTCAGCCACAGAGAGTCAGTTTGATTGTCATTTGACGATAGGAAAACTACAGGATGAGTCACGGATTTAGCCAGCTTCCGCCGTTGAATGCGTTAAAGGTTTTCGAAGCCGTCACGCGTCATCTTAATTTCCGTCTGGCGGCGGAAGAGCTAGGCGTGACACAAGGCGCGGTCGCGCAGCAAATTCGTGGGTTGGAAGCCAGCCTGGGTCTAAAACTGTTTGAGCGATTGCCGCGCAGTCTGGCGTTGACGGGTGCGGGTGCAGGTTATGCGGTCAGTATTCGCCAGGCATTTGAGCTGATTGATGAGGCCACGCGGACATTACGCCCGGAGCCAAATCGGTTAACCCTGAGCGTGACGCCCACCTTTGCCAGCCGCTGGATGCTGCCGCGCCTGCCGGGTTTTACCGCCGCCTGGCCAGATATCGATTTGCGCGTGCTGGCCTCGGAACGGCTGGTTCAGTTTCATCATGAAGGCGTTGATTTGGCGGTACGCTATGGTCGCCCGCCGTTCGGCGCCGGCCTCGATGCTACATTGCTGTTTAGCCAAACGGTGCTGGCGGTGGTAAGCCCCACCTTACTGGCCGAGCTGGGCGATCCGGCCGAGAGTCAGAACTTCCAGCGCTACGCTCTGGTGCATGATGGGCATCACCTGTGGCCGGCATTTCTCGCGTTTATCTTTCCCAGCCTGTCGCTGCAACACGCGCATCATCTCCGTTTCAATCAAACCGCGCTGGCGCTTGAGGCAGCAATCGGCGGACAAGGTATGGCGCTCACTAGCCCACATTTTGTTCAGAACGATTTGGCGAGCGGGCGATTGGTGGCGGCGTTTAGCAGGCAAATGGCCCTGGATGCGGGTTGGTATCTGGTTTGGCCAAAGCGTCCGCGTGAGCAAGCGACGGTGAAAGCGGTGCGCGACTGGCTATTAGCCCAGGTTAACGGCTGATATTTGTTCAATAACGAAATCAGTAAAACTGATGATCCGCCGTGGATCATGAATGTTATAACTGCTTAATGATGCAGACATGGGCTTTTATCCTGCTTGCGCAGTGGATTAGCAAAATATCGCGCAAATTCAGCAAGTAACCAAAAATATTGCGCGTTGCATTCTGCTGGGTGCTGTGAATAAATACGGAATCAATTTTAATAAAAATGCCATAAAGGCCAGGCTCGCGCCTGAGAAAGATCTTCGCAAATATGACCGATCATAAAGATGTTTTAGCCAGGAACATCAGCGCCAAAAGCGAAAGCATGCAAGCGCATCTCATTGCCATTCGCCGTGACATTCACGCGCACCCAGAGTTGGGTTTCGACACCGTGCGCACCGCTCACATCGTTGAACAGGAGCTGTTACGCCTTGGACTGACGCCAAAAACCGGCGT
The nucleotide sequence above comes from Pantoea nemavictus. Encoded proteins:
- a CDS encoding AzlD domain-containing protein, which codes for MQNNLIIAGIALLAVGTYAIRFAGYRLGSRMQMSERVRSMLSDAATVLLLAVAVTTALFEGTHFAGVARIAGVLFAVFLAWRRTPLILVIIGAALMTALLRYLGVP
- a CDS encoding helix-turn-helix domain-containing protein — encoded protein: MTTPIDIIAAGLLRERQRAGLSLTEVARRAGIAKSTLSQLEAGNGNPSLETLWALCVALNIPFARLMEPEVKRLQIIRRGEGMIVSAEMADYQAALLASCPPGGRRDLYLVTSQPGAPRASEPHPPGSVEHIIIARGRALVGPSDAPVELHPGDYICYPADEPHVFEALEPDTMAVQLSEQN
- a CDS encoding SDR family oxidoreductase yields the protein MTVEKVAVIVAGGSGMGAAAAEKLASDGYKVAILSSSGKGEALAERLGGLGVTGSNQSVDDLHQLVEHTLARWGRIDVLVNSAGHGPRAPILELSDEQWQLGMETYFLNVVRATRLVTPIMQKQGGGSIINISSAWTFEPTDMFPTSAVFRAGLASFTKIFADTYAADNIRINNVLPGWIDSLPKTDERRDSVPLQRYGTSAEVAATIAFLASPGAAYITAQNIRVDGGVTRNV
- a CDS encoding GNAT family N-acetyltransferase, encoding MKPRLARCDETAALWRIRNLAIRHGCQGVYPAEVISAWTPDALPAGYFAAVKRNPFFVIDDPEHGVAATGFLDLHNGSVEAIFTLPACNGKGYASAIMQAIIEEARQRGFKQLTLAATPNASSFYQRHGFHVVRDALYPSALAQADLACVEMVREL
- the corA gene encoding magnesium/cobalt transporter CorA translates to MVINCVAYRHGKREEHVDVADISEVLKEEKSFVWMGLYQPEPAFMQTLQQEFSLHELAIEDALVAHQRPKIEQYGDSVFIVVKTAHMDDLQRITFGETHFFLGKNFLITVRHGSSEGYAAIRTKAEKNQSMLCEGPGYALYCILDFIVDHYSKITESLNDRIGGLEEGMFTTRFDSDALQNVYHLRRELLALRNAALPVTEICQQLVRFHEDIIPKNLRAYLRDVQDHAHHVMIDAEDMREMLTSAMQVNLALVSVQQSEVNKKLAGWGAILIVPTIIFSMYGMNFPDMPELHTHFGYPAVVGVTIVICCVMWWRLKKAGWL
- a CDS encoding SDR family oxidoreductase, with the translated sequence MTHSNPKVIILTGASSGIGEGIARHLAQQGHKLILGARRADRLTALCDELRLAGASVDYLLTDVTRRADTQQLADFALEKYGRIDVMINNAGVMPLSPMSSMKVEEWDLMLDVNIRGVLYGIAAVLPTLQTQQFGHIINIASVGALTVSPTAAVYCATKFAVRAISDGLRQESQHLRVTVLNPGVVESELADSISDRVAREAMKSYRQIALQPEAIAKAVSWAIEQPGEVDTSEITVRPTASAH
- a CDS encoding LysR substrate-binding domain-containing protein, with protein sequence MSHGFSQLPPLNALKVFEAVTRHLNFRLAAEELGVTQGAVAQQIRGLEASLGLKLFERLPRSLALTGAGAGYAVSIRQAFELIDEATRTLRPEPNRLTLSVTPTFASRWMLPRLPGFTAAWPDIDLRVLASERLVQFHHEGVDLAVRYGRPPFGAGLDATLLFSQTVLAVVSPTLLAELGDPAESQNFQRYALVHDGHHLWPAFLAFIFPSLSLQHAHHLRFNQTALALEAAIGGQGMALTSPHFVQNDLASGRLVAAFSRQMALDAGWYLVWPKRPREQATVKAVRDWLLAQVNG
- a CDS encoding DJ-1/PfpI family protein; this translates as MASSPFTIGLLLFPNLTQLDLTGPWEVFARMPNVKNYLIWKDRQPVMSDRGMAIVPTATFADCPQLDLICIPGGPGQIALMDDDETLDFVRRMAQNAQWVTSVCTGSLVLGAAGLLQGYRATSHWGSLDQLSLLGATLVAERVVRDRNRITGAGVTSGIDFALTVAQELFGREVAENIQLQMEYDPAPPFHSGSPRSASPARLAEAKNQMQDFIARRRLATEQAAARLKR
- a CDS encoding AzlC family ABC transporter permease, producing MRLGAVPLDRGVIKAIFLVCLADGIVGLSYGSLAAAEGFPLWVPIALSTLVLAGASEFLFIGIVAGGGSPLTAAAAGLLVNARHLPFGIAVKDLVGKGSRSLLGCHIMNDESVVFGISQPKLAQRRAAFWICGLGIFTIWPLSVIGGAVIGRFIPDVSSIGLDAVFPAILIALIFPALRQRRTLIPATLGTALSVLATPFVPAGMPVLFSLLGLLSWRERKNAK
- a CDS encoding GNAT family N-acetyltransferase, whose amino-acid sequence is MDILPARPHHAAAIQKIYAWHVLHGTATFETEPPSASEMLNRVQDVQQRGGFWLVAQENEQVLGYCYLAPYRPRYAYRFTLEDSIYLDQQQTGRGIGRALLQKAIALAEAAGFRQIIAIVGDSANAGSLGLHRALGFEHTGVMKSVGFKHGRWLDTVVMQRSLGLGDSQPPER
- a CDS encoding AraC family transcriptional regulator codes for the protein MALSVQQRTCALLSQLARQEGYTESLLESVRFMRADRQWARTPVLYEPSIIIICQGSKRAFLADKMYRYDAQHFLVLSVPLPFSAETEATSEEPLLGIAVRLDVAMVARLVAQLASVETAMSAAQAGIISTPIDQALAESTLRLLEALSDPLEAKILAPARVEEICFRVLMGEQGGAVRAALTYQGHFGRIARALQRIHQDWRQPLNVPHLANEAGMSVPRFHLHFKTVTQTSPIQYVKSLRLHQARLMMIRDNLTAAGAAARVGYESDSQFNREFKRMFGRSPAEEARIMKRAFELLPPEQLSGCLLAH